One Streptomyces formicae genomic window, CAGCGAGGTGAGGATGTCCGAGCCCGGTACGTCGTCGTCGAGCGCGACGATCGTCGAGATCACCTCGGAACTCGCCACTTCGCCCGCGGCCTGGCCCCCCATGCCGTCGGCGATCGCGAGGAGACGTGGTCCGGCGTAACCGGAGTCCTCGTTCCCCTCCCGGATCATGCCTTTGTGCGATCCGGCGGCGAAGCGCAAAGACAGACTCATGCGCACCTCGCCCGTCGGCTCCGGGTACATCCGCACGGTGCCCACCCTCCGGTCGGGAGCGCGCTGGCGTCCAGTGACTGGACCGCGTCGGCTCGCTCGCTCCGCTCGCTCATTGTCGTACTACTTCCGCAGCTCGATGACGGTCTTGCCGATGCGGATCGGTGCGCCCAGCGGAACGGGCGTCGGGGTGGTGAGTCGGGTCCGGTCGAGATACGTGCCGTTGGTGGACCCGAGATCCTCGACGATCCACTGGCCGTCCCGGTCCGGGTAGATCCTGGCATGCCTGCTGGAGGCGTAGTCGTCGTCCAGCACGATCGTGGAATCGTGCGCACGGCCCAGCGTGATGGTCTGCCCCTGGAGGGCGACCGTCGTCCCGGCGAGGATGCCCTCGGAGACGACCAGCTTGCTGGGGGCGCCGCGACGCTGGCGGCCGCCACCGCCCTGCTGGCGCTGCTGCGGAGGCGCGGCGGCCTGCTGTTGCCGGGCGGCCTGCTGCGGCCGCTCGCGGCGCGAACCGCGCTGTGTGACGCGCGTTCCGAACAGGTCGCTGCGGATGACCTGGACGGCCACGATCACGAACAGCCACAGGACGGCTAGAAAACCTAGCCGCATGACCGTCAGGGTCAGCTCTGACATTGCCCCCGCTT contains:
- a CDS encoding FHA domain-containing protein FhaB/FipA — its product is MSELTLTVMRLGFLAVLWLFVIVAVQVIRSDLFGTRVTQRGSRRERPQQAARQQQAAAPPQQRQQGGGGRQRRGAPSKLVVSEGILAGTTVALQGQTITLGRAHDSTIVLDDDYASSRHARIYPDRDGQWIVEDLGSTNGTYLDRTRLTTPTPVPLGAPIRIGKTVIELRK